One stretch of Pontiella desulfatans DNA includes these proteins:
- the ligA gene encoding NAD-dependent DNA ligase LigA, which produces MTTDDPKQRIMKLRTEIERHNRLYYIDAAPEITDREYDALLQSLDELEKRFPEFASATSPTQRVGGAPLDRFENVQHAVPMMSLSNTYSKEELVEFDRRIRRLIPEETFDYILEPKIDGVAISLRYEDGELVRAVTRGDGATGDDVTSNVRTINSIPLRLSDLMPPAVLEVRGEIYMDTAGFAKLNEERQEAGQEPFANPRNACAGSLKLLDPREVAKRPLDAIFYATGQLDGIAFDTHEQMLQTLKGYGLRITPNYWLNDTIEEILDQLDALEALRHEFPFEMDGGVIKVNERRLYEDLGYTAKSPRWAVAYKYEPEQAETTLHAISIQVGRTGVLTPVAELEPVQLAGTTVKRATLHNEDEIRRKDIKVGDRVIIEKAGEIIPAVVNVVKEKRTGAETEFRMPTACPVCGSEVEKREGEVALRCINLQCPAQVKSWLTHFASRGAMDINGLGESLVEQLVDGGLVKNPAELYALQKIEVLGLERMGEKSAENLIKGIEESKKRPFEKVLFGLGIRHVGKGAASILAKEFKNIDALMAADIQRLETIHDIGPIVGKSVVEYFVSDQARGVLNQLREAGVNFEQAQAGGSNELEGLTFVLTGSMESMSREEAGDKIQARGGKVSGSVSKKTSYLVAGESAGSKLAKAEKLGVTILSEEQLLALLGSDEKLKDQKAGQLGFEF; this is translated from the coding sequence ATGACAACAGATGACCCCAAGCAACGCATCATGAAGCTGCGCACGGAGATCGAGCGGCACAACCGCCTCTACTACATCGACGCCGCGCCCGAAATCACCGATCGCGAATACGACGCGCTGCTGCAGTCGCTGGACGAGCTCGAAAAGCGGTTCCCGGAATTCGCCAGCGCCACCTCCCCCACCCAACGCGTCGGCGGCGCGCCGCTGGATCGTTTCGAGAACGTCCAACATGCCGTCCCGATGATGAGCCTCTCGAACACCTACTCGAAAGAGGAACTGGTGGAGTTCGACCGCCGCATCCGCAGACTGATCCCGGAAGAGACCTTCGACTACATCCTCGAACCGAAGATCGACGGGGTTGCGATTTCGCTGCGCTATGAAGACGGAGAACTGGTGCGCGCGGTGACGCGGGGCGACGGCGCCACCGGCGACGATGTGACCTCCAACGTTCGCACGATCAATTCCATCCCCCTGCGCCTGTCCGACCTAATGCCCCCCGCCGTGCTGGAAGTACGCGGCGAAATCTACATGGACACCGCCGGCTTCGCCAAACTGAACGAAGAGCGGCAGGAAGCCGGACAGGAACCGTTTGCCAACCCGCGCAACGCCTGCGCCGGGTCCCTCAAACTGCTCGACCCGCGCGAAGTGGCCAAGCGCCCGCTCGATGCCATTTTCTATGCAACCGGCCAGCTCGACGGCATCGCCTTCGACACCCATGAACAAATGCTCCAGACCTTGAAGGGTTACGGATTGCGCATTACACCAAACTATTGGCTTAACGATACAATCGAGGAAATCCTCGACCAGCTCGATGCCCTCGAAGCCCTGCGCCACGAATTCCCGTTCGAGATGGACGGCGGCGTCATCAAAGTGAACGAGCGGCGGCTTTACGAGGACCTCGGCTACACGGCCAAAAGCCCGCGCTGGGCCGTGGCCTACAAATACGAACCGGAACAGGCCGAAACCACGCTGCATGCGATCTCCATCCAGGTGGGCCGCACGGGCGTTCTCACCCCCGTGGCGGAATTGGAACCGGTGCAGCTGGCCGGCACCACCGTCAAGCGCGCAACCCTGCACAACGAGGATGAGATCCGGCGCAAGGACATCAAGGTCGGCGACCGCGTGATTATCGAGAAGGCCGGCGAAATTATTCCGGCCGTGGTGAACGTCGTGAAAGAGAAGCGAACGGGGGCCGAAACCGAATTCCGCATGCCGACCGCCTGTCCGGTCTGCGGAAGCGAAGTGGAAAAGCGCGAGGGCGAGGTTGCCCTGCGTTGCATCAACCTCCAATGCCCGGCCCAGGTCAAAAGCTGGCTCACCCATTTCGCATCGCGCGGGGCGATGGACATCAATGGCCTCGGCGAATCGCTGGTTGAGCAACTGGTGGATGGCGGACTCGTCAAGAACCCCGCCGAGCTATACGCGCTGCAAAAGATTGAAGTGCTCGGACTCGAGCGCATGGGCGAGAAATCGGCCGAGAATCTCATCAAAGGCATCGAGGAGAGCAAGAAGCGCCCGTTCGAGAAAGTGCTGTTCGGCCTAGGCATCCGGCACGTGGGCAAGGGCGCGGCCTCCATACTGGCCAAGGAGTTCAAGAACATCGATGCGTTGATGGCCGCCGACATCCAACGCCTGGAAACCATTCACGACATCGGCCCCATCGTCGGGAAATCGGTTGTGGAATATTTCGTGTCCGATCAAGCCCGGGGCGTGCTCAACCAGCTTCGCGAAGCCGGCGTAAACTTCGAACAGGCGCAGGCCGGCGGCAGCAATGAACTGGAAGGCCTGACCTTCGTGCTCACCGGTTCCATGGAATCGATGTCGCGCGAGGAAGCGGGCGACAAGATCCAGGCGCGCGGCGGCAAGGTCAGCGGTAGCGTCTCGAAAAAAACCAGCTACCTCGTGGCCGGGGAGAGCGCGGGATCGAAGCTGGCGAAGGCGGAAAAGCTGGGCGTGACCATCCTTAGCGAGGAGCAGCTGCTGGCCCTGCTCGGCTCCGACGAAAAACTCAAGGATCAAAAGGCCGGCCAGCTGGGATTCGAGTTCTGA
- a CDS encoding nucleotidyltransferase family protein produces the protein MLNTSTACAWAEPFGDVPWPMLPVANRPLLDYWLEACTDQGIKSVQLILGGDEAKAIEDFVRNGDRWNVDVQYIFARPSESPAGYLRSISALCRDGLFYLGHPFFMRRRQAFSPSGFKALDACRHDFHGEIHFLFSSTGNGVEALLEGQPGSGHGLEQIHLHPFAIDSAAAYFDLNMKMIAGEFSRYVTAGFSANDGSSIGYNVRTPPSSHLVAPIMVGDDCRFGAMTTVGANAVVGNHVIVDAHSELADCLVLDDTYIGRNLEIRNKIVAGNRVIDPSDGTMVQIDDSWLIARNRTETRTEDLLRYVILWFVALGLALVQVVPFCILYPIVKLIRVGRFSLESFHDPRTGYIKLPVFRKVLNKKSVAYRLFRSFSLDRFPWILLVLRGRLFLCGQPPMRHPEDGEIVKQLRQYYPGVFCYQDYNKESDRLIDSLWYAHIRSLYEDLKILIKALLTRFLSAGRQ, from the coding sequence GTGCTCAATACCTCAACTGCATGTGCCTGGGCAGAACCCTTCGGGGATGTGCCCTGGCCCATGCTGCCGGTTGCCAACCGTCCCCTGCTGGACTATTGGCTGGAGGCGTGCACCGACCAGGGCATCAAGTCCGTCCAGTTGATCCTGGGGGGCGACGAGGCCAAGGCGATCGAGGATTTCGTGCGGAACGGCGACCGGTGGAATGTGGACGTGCAGTATATCTTTGCGCGCCCCAGCGAATCGCCGGCCGGATACCTGCGTTCCATTTCCGCGCTCTGCCGCGATGGCCTGTTCTACCTCGGCCATCCGTTTTTCATGCGGCGCAGGCAGGCGTTTAGTCCATCCGGATTCAAAGCGCTCGATGCTTGCCGACATGACTTCCACGGCGAAATCCATTTCCTGTTTTCTTCAACCGGTAACGGTGTGGAGGCCCTGCTGGAGGGGCAACCCGGTTCCGGCCATGGGCTCGAGCAGATCCATCTCCACCCCTTTGCCATCGATTCCGCGGCCGCCTATTTCGACCTGAACATGAAAATGATCGCCGGCGAATTCTCCCGCTATGTCACGGCGGGCTTTTCCGCAAACGATGGCAGTTCGATCGGCTACAACGTCCGGACGCCGCCTTCGAGCCATCTCGTGGCCCCCATCATGGTGGGCGACGACTGCCGCTTCGGCGCAATGACCACCGTGGGGGCCAATGCCGTGGTGGGCAACCATGTGATTGTCGATGCCCACAGCGAGCTGGCCGACTGCCTTGTCCTCGACGACACCTACATTGGCCGCAACCTGGAAATCCGCAACAAGATCGTGGCCGGCAACCGGGTGATCGACCCCAGCGACGGCACCATGGTGCAAATCGACGACTCCTGGCTGATTGCGCGAAACCGGACCGAGACGCGGACGGAAGACCTCCTCCGCTACGTCATCCTCTGGTTCGTGGCCCTTGGTTTGGCTCTGGTGCAGGTTGTTCCGTTCTGCATCCTGTATCCCATCGTGAAGCTCATCCGTGTCGGGCGGTTCAGCCTGGAATCGTTCCACGATCCCCGCACCGGCTACATCAAGCTTCCGGTTTTCCGCAAGGTCCTAAACAAGAAATCGGTGGCCTATCGCCTGTTCCGCAGCTTTTCGCTCGATCGCTTCCCCTGGATCCTGCTGGTGTTGCGTGGGCGGCTCTTTCTCTGCGGCCAGCCCCCCATGCGCCATCCGGAAGACGGCGAGATCGTCAAGCAGCTGCGCCAATATTATCCCGGCGTATTCTGCTACCAGGACTATAACAAGGAATCCGATCGCCTGATCGATTCACTCTGGTACGCCCATATCCGGTCGCTCTATGAAGACCTCAAGATCCTGATCAAAGCCCTCTTAACCCGTTTCCTCTCGGCCGGTCGGCAATAA
- a CDS encoding Hpt domain-containing protein translates to MANIPGNVEWVAELIPNLDSRIDQFVVDTDEVDDELVEVFIEEIRRLTGELQDGIAQADLEMVRMAAHSIKGMGGTMGLPEISVLGLEVENLAKDERLADAKPMVDAMARWMATLD, encoded by the coding sequence ATGGCGAATATTCCTGGAAACGTCGAGTGGGTGGCGGAGTTGATCCCCAATCTGGATTCCCGCATCGATCAGTTTGTGGTCGATACGGATGAAGTGGACGATGAGTTGGTCGAGGTCTTCATTGAGGAGATCCGCCGCCTGACGGGCGAGCTGCAGGACGGCATCGCCCAAGCCGATCTGGAAATGGTGCGCATGGCGGCCCATTCCATCAAGGGCATGGGCGGAACCATGGGGCTGCCGGAAATCTCGGTGCTGGGGCTGGAGGTGGAAAACCTGGCCAAGGATGAACGCCTTGCCGATGCGAAGCCCATGGTCGATGCCATGGCCCGTTGGATGGCGACACTGGACTAG
- a CDS encoding L-serine ammonia-lyase, iron-sulfur-dependent, subunit alpha gives MIVSIFNDVIGPVMRGPSSSHCAAALRIGRLARELMDGDFNDVLVEFDRAGSLPTTHDTQGSDMGLFGGLLGWDAADERLPTSAQALREAGVGVCIETVDAGDPHPNTYRLTLKSDKETRSLRAISTGGGSIEVIDLDGFAISMTGDCCETLVWADGPVEGILARLKDFEADEILVHESGDRRLVEIKAATFIGDELPEELCIKRLSPVLPVMSRKAIAVPFGSCAEMLEHDAGRGTPLWRLAVDYEMARGGLTEDEVIAQMAGIVRIVRRSIAEGIAGTEYNDRILGHQSGRFDEMMHSGALLDGGALNRIVLYVTALMEVKSSMGVIVAAPTAGACAALPGAVVAMAEAMGLDEEAMAKALLAAGLIGVFITTRWTFAAEVGGCQAEGGSASSMAAAALVTLAGGSLQQAVAAASMALQNLIGLVCDPVANRVEVPCLGKNVVAASNALSCANMALAGFDPVIPLDEVIDTARRVGNQMPRELRCTNLGGLSTTPTAKVLEEKLSARRSGCGGCGQ, from the coding sequence ATGATCGTTAGCATATTCAATGATGTGATCGGCCCGGTGATGCGCGGCCCTTCGAGTTCCCACTGCGCCGCCGCCCTGCGCATCGGCCGCCTCGCGCGCGAGCTGATGGACGGGGACTTCAACGACGTGCTGGTGGAGTTCGACCGCGCCGGCTCGCTGCCGACCACGCACGATACGCAGGGCTCCGACATGGGGCTCTTCGGCGGCCTGCTGGGATGGGATGCGGCCGACGAACGGCTGCCTACTTCGGCGCAGGCGCTGCGCGAGGCCGGCGTAGGCGTTTGCATTGAAACCGTCGATGCGGGCGACCCCCACCCGAACACCTATCGGCTCACCCTGAAGAGCGATAAGGAAACCCGCTCCCTACGCGCCATCTCAACCGGCGGCGGCAGCATCGAGGTGATCGATCTCGACGGATTCGCCATTTCGATGACGGGCGATTGCTGCGAAACCCTGGTCTGGGCCGACGGGCCGGTTGAAGGCATCCTCGCCCGGCTAAAGGATTTCGAGGCCGACGAGATTCTCGTCCATGAATCCGGCGACCGGAGATTGGTTGAAATCAAGGCGGCAACTTTCATTGGCGATGAACTACCGGAGGAGCTTTGCATTAAACGGCTGAGCCCCGTGCTGCCGGTGATGTCGCGCAAGGCCATCGCAGTTCCCTTCGGCTCCTGCGCCGAAATGCTGGAACATGACGCCGGACGCGGCACCCCGTTGTGGCGGCTGGCCGTGGACTATGAAATGGCGCGCGGCGGCCTGACGGAGGACGAGGTGATTGCCCAGATGGCCGGGATTGTCCGGATCGTTCGGCGTTCGATTGCCGAAGGCATTGCCGGGACGGAATACAACGACCGCATCCTCGGCCACCAGAGTGGTCGCTTCGATGAAATGATGCACAGCGGCGCGTTGCTCGACGGCGGCGCATTGAACCGTATCGTGCTCTATGTGACGGCGTTGATGGAGGTGAAGAGTTCGATGGGCGTCATTGTCGCCGCGCCGACGGCGGGCGCCTGCGCGGCACTGCCGGGTGCGGTGGTTGCGATGGCGGAAGCGATGGGGCTCGACGAAGAGGCGATGGCGAAGGCGCTGCTGGCCGCCGGCTTGATTGGCGTTTTCATCACGACCCGGTGGACGTTCGCCGCGGAGGTCGGCGGCTGCCAGGCGGAAGGCGGATCGGCGTCGAGCATGGCGGCCGCCGCATTGGTTACCCTGGCCGGCGGATCGTTGCAACAGGCCGTGGCGGCGGCATCGATGGCGCTCCAGAACCTGATCGGACTGGTCTGCGATCCGGTGGCCAACCGGGTGGAGGTTCCGTGCCTCGGCAAAAACGTGGTTGCGGCAAGCAACGCTCTCTCCTGCGCCAACATGGCCTTGGCGGGGTTCGATCCGGTGATTCCGCTCGACGAAGTGATCGATACCGCCCGGCGGGTCGGAAACCAGATGCCGCGCGAGCTGCGCTGCACCAACCTCGGCGGCCTCTCCACCACCCCGACCGCCAAGGTGCTTGAAGAAAAACTATCGGCGCGCCGCTCCGGATGCGGAGGCTGCGGGCAGTAA
- a CDS encoding STAS domain-containing protein, with product MVVTCTKQNGIGVVQVDQALTAATVDAFRDQLAGWQEAEGDVKDFVLDLGKVDFMDSAGLGTLIAVLKRVSEKGGDMKIAELQKKPRMVFEITRAYKVFEIYDTVDDALKAFE from the coding sequence ATGGTGGTAACTTGTACCAAACAAAACGGGATTGGCGTCGTGCAGGTCGACCAGGCGCTCACGGCCGCCACGGTGGATGCATTCCGCGACCAACTTGCCGGCTGGCAGGAAGCGGAAGGCGATGTGAAGGACTTCGTGCTCGACCTCGGGAAGGTCGATTTCATGGACTCGGCGGGATTGGGAACCCTGATCGCCGTGCTGAAGCGCGTGAGTGAAAAGGGGGGCGACATGAAGATTGCGGAACTCCAGAAAAAACCGCGCATGGTCTTCGAAATCACCCGGGCCTACAAGGTCTTCGAAATCTACGATACGGTGGATGACGCCCTGAAGGCGTTTGAATAG
- a CDS encoding sulfatase/phosphatase domain-containing protein has product MGPIDFTGLMVSMGPPHNPYAAPAEYLAMYDDVAITPRPNVPASRFSYSDYLNYYAMITSIDENMGRLDAAIEAAGLSDDTIFVFTSDHGDMLGSLGQSLKQRPWEESINIPFLIRYPRGIAAGQQPDWLFSSIDVMPTLLGLCKIDVPGNLQGVDYSSTFTGTSNAERDAVYLFNVQAGSGPGVDWRGIRTENWTYAYHEGGDWVLYNLENDPYQLNNLVDNAEYEQVKAALAAQLETMRIELGDTTELVGDSPSAIVLP; this is encoded by the coding sequence ATGGGCCCGATCGATTTTACAGGCCTGATGGTTTCGATGGGACCTCCGCACAATCCGTACGCGGCACCCGCGGAATATTTGGCGATGTATGACGATGTAGCCATCACGCCCCGCCCGAATGTCCCCGCTTCCCGTTTTAGTTATTCGGACTATCTGAACTACTATGCGATGATCACCAGCATCGACGAAAACATGGGGCGGTTGGACGCGGCGATCGAAGCCGCCGGGTTGTCGGACGATACCATCTTTGTCTTCACCTCGGACCATGGCGATATGCTCGGTTCGCTGGGGCAGAGTTTGAAGCAGCGCCCGTGGGAGGAATCGATCAATATTCCGTTCCTCATTCGCTATCCGCGCGGCATCGCGGCCGGGCAGCAGCCCGATTGGCTCTTCTCGTCGATCGACGTTATGCCGACCCTGCTGGGCTTATGTAAAATTGATGTGCCCGGCAACCTGCAGGGCGTGGACTATTCGTCCACCTTCACCGGAACCTCCAACGCGGAACGCGACGCGGTTTATCTCTTTAACGTGCAGGCCGGTTCCGGGCCGGGTGTCGATTGGCGCGGCATCCGAACGGAAAACTGGACCTATGCCTATCATGAAGGCGGCGATTGGGTTTTGTATAATTTGGAAAACGATCCGTACCAGCTCAACAACCTGGTGGATAACGCCGAGTATGAGCAGGTGAAAGCGGCGCTCGCTGCACAACTGGAAACCATGCGGATCGAACTGGGCGATACCACGGAGCTGGTGGGGGATAGCCCCTCCGCAATAGTCCTGCCTTAG
- a CDS encoding sugar transferase, protein MERPVYKARREMFARMDIPVTKADVQILKLKQRFRLVFWEGMLRSLLVFKRMIDIVASLVALVVLFPLFLMAALCILVEDGFPVIYTQKRVGLNGKEFRFHKFRSMVNGAEELKSELRKQNDLQDEINFKLKDDPRVLRCGRFMRRSSIDEIPQFFNVLVGDLSLVGPRPPLPEEVKAYSLADRKRLHVKPGLTCLWQIGGRSDLPFDQQVGLDMQYIQSQSIFKDIVIMLKTIPAVLFGRGAY, encoded by the coding sequence ATGGAACGACCGGTTTATAAGGCCAGGCGAGAAATGTTTGCCCGGATGGATATACCCGTCACCAAGGCGGATGTTCAGATCCTGAAACTGAAGCAGCGCTTCCGTTTGGTTTTTTGGGAAGGCATGCTGCGCAGTCTGCTCGTGTTCAAGCGCATGATCGACATCGTAGCCAGCTTGGTCGCGCTGGTGGTGCTTTTCCCGTTGTTCCTGATGGCGGCGCTTTGCATCCTGGTCGAGGATGGCTTCCCGGTCATCTACACGCAGAAGCGCGTGGGTCTCAACGGTAAGGAGTTCCGGTTCCACAAGTTCCGCTCGATGGTCAATGGGGCGGAGGAGTTGAAATCGGAGCTGCGCAAGCAAAACGATCTACAGGACGAAATCAATTTCAAGCTCAAGGACGATCCGCGCGTACTGCGTTGCGGCCGGTTCATGCGGCGATCCAGCATCGACGAGATCCCGCAGTTCTTCAACGTGCTCGTGGGCGATCTCTCGCTGGTCGGGCCGCGCCCGCCCTTGCCGGAGGAGGTCAAGGCCTATTCGCTGGCCGACCGCAAGCGCCTGCACGTCAAGCCGGGCCTCACCTGCCTATGGCAGATCGGCGGCCGCTCCGACCTGCCGTTCGACCAGCAGGTCGGCCTGGATATGCAGTACATACAGAGCCAGAGCATCTTCAAGGATATTGTAATCATGCTGAAAACCATCCCCGCCGTGTTGTTCGGCCGCGGGGCTTATTAG
- a CDS encoding sulfatase family protein, which produces MKKNYRRAAPDAEAAGSKQDGTNMKTLTRQQFIKVAAAAMPAALATNQAFPAPAPGRRPNLVFVFADQMRASALGCMGNPQVITPNLDRLAGEGLLVTNAVSAQPVCTPYRAHLMTGRYGHTTGVIHNDIRLPDDETVIAERMRQGGYATGYIGKWHLAGNRNNPVDATNRRGWDFWAVRNCSHQHSAPQYWLNDATEPVVVPGWEPEVQTDLALEFIQRKKREPFCLFVSFGPPHNPYKAPEKHTAMYQGKTLTARPNVPSGKTTNLLPYYAMVTSLDECVGRIRDALDEAGIAEDTILVFTSDHGDMLGSQGHRLKQRPWEESIHIPFILRYPRKVRAGQRRDWIVSSVDVMPTLLGLCGLPVPPQVQGLDYSATFTGESDVEREAAFLFNVHQGGGPGTDWRGIRTKQWSYAYHFAGDWVLYDLKQDPHQLNNLIDDPKHAARKKELHQQLEALRATLGESRPLKGKMPAAIQLG; this is translated from the coding sequence TTGAAGAAAAACTATCGGCGCGCCGCTCCGGATGCGGAGGCTGCGGGCAGTAAACAGGACGGAACCAATATGAAAACACTCACCCGGCAACAATTCATAAAGGTTGCGGCGGCGGCGATGCCCGCGGCCCTCGCAACCAACCAGGCCTTCCCGGCTCCGGCGCCGGGCCGGCGCCCCAACCTCGTGTTTGTCTTTGCGGACCAGATGCGCGCATCCGCCCTGGGCTGCATGGGCAACCCACAGGTGATTACCCCGAACCTGGACCGCCTGGCCGGCGAGGGCCTGCTGGTGACGAACGCGGTTTCGGCCCAACCCGTCTGCACGCCCTATCGCGCCCACCTCATGACCGGCCGCTACGGCCACACGACCGGCGTGATCCATAACGATATCCGGCTGCCGGACGACGAAACGGTGATCGCCGAACGGATGAGGCAAGGGGGCTATGCCACGGGCTATATCGGCAAATGGCACCTGGCCGGAAACCGCAACAACCCCGTGGATGCAACCAACCGGCGCGGTTGGGATTTCTGGGCGGTCCGCAATTGCTCGCACCAGCATTCCGCGCCGCAATATTGGCTGAACGACGCCACGGAACCGGTGGTGGTCCCCGGCTGGGAACCGGAGGTGCAGACCGACCTGGCCCTCGAATTCATCCAGCGGAAAAAGCGGGAGCCCTTCTGCCTGTTCGTTTCATTCGGGCCGCCGCACAATCCGTACAAGGCGCCGGAAAAACATACCGCGATGTACCAGGGGAAAACACTGACAGCCCGGCCGAACGTGCCCAGCGGCAAGACCACCAACCTGCTTCCATACTATGCCATGGTCACCAGCCTCGACGAATGCGTGGGCCGCATCCGCGATGCCCTGGACGAAGCGGGCATTGCCGAAGACACGATCCTGGTCTTCACCTCCGACCACGGGGACATGCTGGGCTCCCAGGGCCATCGGCTGAAACAGCGGCCGTGGGAAGAGTCGATCCATATTCCGTTCATCCTGCGCTATCCGCGCAAGGTGCGGGCCGGACAGCGGCGCGACTGGATTGTCTCGTCGGTGGACGTGATGCCGACCCTGCTCGGCCTATGCGGGCTGCCGGTTCCGCCGCAGGTGCAGGGGCTCGATTATTCGGCCACGTTCACGGGGGAGTCCGATGTGGAGCGGGAGGCCGCCTTCCTCTTCAACGTCCATCAAGGCGGCGGACCGGGAACCGATTGGCGCGGCATCCGCACCAAGCAATGGTCCTATGCCTACCACTTCGCGGGCGACTGGGTGCTGTATGACCTGAAACAGGATCCCCACCAGCTTAACAACCTGATCGACGATCCAAAACATGCGGCCCGAAAAAAGGAGCTGCATCAACAACTCGAAGCCCTGCGCGCAACGCTCGGCGAGTCCCGCCCGCTCAAGGGCAAGATGCCCGCCGCCATCCAGCTGGGTTGA
- a CDS encoding ATP-binding SpoIIE family protein phosphatase, whose protein sequence is MISTDQTSLSGKTTSRLLQNLSGRVLVVDDELPNRLYLRKLLEARGCEVFDADDGPSGLSVAFQKTPDLILVDVMMPQMDGFELCGLLRDEPRTADIPVIMVTAKSKIEDIETGFELGAMDYIRKPFNPRELVLRVGNALALKKSNDELTKWNNRVSRDLELAGTIQRSLFSDIPHFSHRFEVRIAYRPCMDVGGDAFDIIPLPDGKHCVYVADVSGHGVAPAMIASLLKATASEMIHRYADQGPAAVCNALNMVIRRRIDNPSYFATMFMAIHDPETLKWRCMNCGHPNPVFIRNGVPVDTAVFKVRGGAPIGFPFGSERPYGEKDEIVIRDEGNSYLLLFTDGLLEARHRATGEECGECMAKIYSEVVARPELSDKAAELLDQVEAHHYDIAGDDCTAISIHMLDPLKIVVEQTVPRNIYLVSDTAKQAESAAVSQGISPETAAMLRLLVMELGANLVDHGGLDEDDSFWLQLRIDGRVCQLVLRDEGTEWDLEEALNRELDEAYMGERGRGLAITNAITDRIERYRVQMQNLTYCTIIDGEEE, encoded by the coding sequence ATGATTTCGACCGACCAAACCAGTCTTTCTGGAAAAACAACATCACGCCTCTTGCAAAACCTGTCCGGCCGGGTGCTGGTGGTGGACGACGAGTTGCCGAACCGCCTCTATCTGCGCAAGCTGCTCGAGGCGCGCGGGTGCGAAGTGTTCGATGCCGATGACGGCCCGTCGGGGTTGTCGGTTGCTTTCCAGAAGACGCCGGATTTGATTCTGGTGGATGTCATGATGCCGCAGATGGATGGTTTCGAGCTGTGCGGCTTGTTGCGCGACGAACCGCGAACGGCGGATATCCCGGTCATCATGGTGACGGCGAAATCGAAAATCGAGGATATCGAGACCGGTTTCGAGCTTGGGGCGATGGACTATATCCGCAAGCCTTTCAACCCGCGCGAACTGGTGCTGCGCGTGGGCAATGCCCTGGCGCTGAAGAAGAGCAACGACGAACTCACCAAGTGGAACAACCGCGTTTCGCGGGATCTCGAACTGGCCGGCACCATCCAGCGTTCGCTCTTTTCCGACATCCCCCATTTCTCGCACCGCTTCGAGGTGCGCATAGCCTACCGTCCTTGCATGGATGTGGGCGGTGATGCGTTCGACATCATCCCGTTGCCGGACGGCAAGCATTGCGTCTATGTGGCCGACGTTTCGGGCCATGGGGTGGCGCCGGCGATGATTGCCTCGCTGCTGAAGGCGACCGCCAGCGAGATGATCCACCGCTATGCCGACCAGGGGCCCGCCGCCGTTTGCAACGCGTTGAACATGGTGATCCGCCGGCGCATCGACAACCCCTCCTATTTCGCCACCATGTTCATGGCCATCCACGATCCGGAAACCCTCAAGTGGCGCTGCATGAACTGCGGGCACCCGAACCCGGTATTCATCCGCAACGGTGTTCCGGTTGATACGGCGGTTTTCAAGGTGCGCGGCGGAGCGCCGATCGGCTTTCCATTTGGGTCGGAACGGCCCTATGGCGAGAAGGACGAAATCGTGATCCGGGACGAGGGCAACTCCTATCTGCTGCTCTTCACCGACGGCTTGCTCGAGGCACGCCACCGGGCCACCGGCGAGGAGTGCGGGGAGTGCATGGCGAAGATCTATTCCGAGGTGGTGGCCCGGCCGGAGTTGTCGGACAAGGCGGCCGAACTGCTCGACCAGGTCGAGGCGCACCACTACGACATTGCGGGCGACGACTGCACCGCGATTTCCATCCACATGCTCGATCCGCTCAAGATCGTGGTTGAGCAGACGGTGCCGCGGAATATTTATCTCGTGTCGGATACGGCAAAGCAGGCGGAATCGGCGGCGGTGTCGCAGGGCATCTCGCCGGAGACCGCCGCAATGCTGCGCCTGCTGGTGATGGAGCTGGGGGCGAACCTGGTGGACCATGGCGGCTTGGACGAGGACGATTCGTTCTGGCTCCAGCTGCGCATCGATGGGCGCGTGTGCCAGCTGGTGCTGCGTGACGAGGGGACCGAATGGGATTTGGAGGAGGCGTTGAACCGCGAGCTGGACGAAGCCTACATGGGAGAGCGCGGTCGGGGCCTGGCCATCACCAACGCCATCACCGACCGCATCGAACGCTACCGGGTGCAGATGCAGAACCTGACCTATTGCACCATCATCGACGGGGAGGAGGAATAG